The Myxococcales bacterium DNA window CGGCGAGGAGACGGCGGCGCTCAAGGCGCTCGGCGACGTTCGGCGCGAGAAGCGGCCGCTCCGCGGCATCGCCATCGAGGGGGAAGGGCAGCGTTACTACCCGGGCCGCGAGCTCGCCGGGCCGCTCCTCGGATTCGTCGCACCCGACGGCCTCGGCAAAGACGGGCTCGAGCTCTCGCTCGACGAGGACCTTCGCGGTCGCGTCGAAGAGGTTAACGGCTTGCGTGACCGGAGCGGTCGGCTCATCTTCTCGAACGGCTCGGCGCAGCCGGAGGCCTTCGCGGGCCACGATGTGCAGCTCGCCATCGACGCGGGGCTCCAGCGCTTCGCCGAGAAGGAGCTCGACGGGGCCTTCGGCACCTACGAGCTTCGGAGCGCCTCGCTCGTCGTCATGGAGCCGAACAGCGGCGAGATCCTCGCGATGGCGTCGGTGCCCGGCTACAACCCCAACGACTACGGTCAGTCGGAGACGGAGGCGCGTCGCGACCGCGCCATCGCCGATCGCTTCGAGCCCGGCTCCGTCATGAAAGCCTTCACGCTCGCCGGCGCTCTCGCGTCAGGCACGCTCAAGGCCACCGAGCAGATCTTCTGCGAGAACGGGAACTACAAGCTGGGCCCCGTCGTTATCCACGACACGCACCAGAACGGCTGGATGACGCCCACCCAGATCCTCGCCAAGAGCTCGAACATCGGCACGCTCAAGATCGGCCTCAGTCTCGGCGAAGCGGGTCTCTACGGGACGTTCCGCAAGTTCGGCTTCGCCGAGCCGACGGGCGTTCCCCTGCCAGGAGAGGCCGCCGGCGTCCTCAGGCCCCGCGGCCGCCCATGGTTTGAGGTCGAGACGGCCAACGCTTCGTTCGGTCAGGGCGTCAGCGTCACGACGCTGCAGTTGGCCACGGCCTTCGCGGCGCTCGCCAACGGCGGTCGCTTGCTCGAGCCCATCTTGGTGAAGAAGATCACCAACGCGCGCGGTGAGGTTGTTCGTGACGGCCTGCCACGGGTCCGCCGTGAGGTCGTGCCGCCGGGCGTGGCGCGCACCGTCGCGGACATGCTGACGGCTGTCACCGAGCCCGGTGGTACGGGCGTTGAGGCGGCCGTGCCTGGCTTCCGCGTGGCGGGCAAGACCGCGACGGCCCAGAAGATCGATCCGCTCACGGGGAAGTACTCCAACGAGAAGTACACCTCGTCGTTCGTGGGCTTCGTTCCCGCGGAGCGACCGCGCGTCGTGGTAGCGGTGGTCCTCGACGAGCCCATCATCGGCCACTACGGCGGCGACTTGGCGGGCCCGGTCTTTCGTCGCGTGGCCGAGGCAGCGCTCCGCACCCTGGGGGTTCACGCGCCGGCGCCTTCGCGCACGCTCGCGGTCTCACGCGAAGGCGACCCCGCCGATCAAGCGCGCGCGATCTTCGCGAAGGCGCGCCCCGTGGAAGCCGAGGTGCCTCCGGTGACCATGACCGACGGCGCGGTCCGCGTGCCGGATCTTGCCGGCATGCCCGCGCGAGAGGCCGTTCGCGCCCTCACGGCGGCCGGCTTCGTGCCACAGGTCGAGGGCTTCGGACGCCTCATCAAGCAGACTCCGGCGGGCGGGGCTCCGGCTCAGAAGGGGAGTCCGGTGCGCCTTCTCTTCGAGCCCGCCTCATGACGACGGGACTGTCGCTCGCGGAGCTGGGCCGCGAACTCAGAGGGAGCGTCGACATCGTGGGCGACGCGCGCGTGCGCGTCACCGGAGTCCACCACGATTCGCGCCGCGTGAGCGCCGGTGACCTCTTCGTCGCGCGTCGTGGCGGGAGCCAGGACGGCACCAAGTTCGTGGACGACGCGCTGCGACGCGGCGCCGTGGCCGTCCTCGCGGAGAGGGCGCCGCTCGCGGGCCTCTCCGTTCCCCAGATCATCGTGGGCGACGAGCGGACCGCCATGGCCTTCGCGGCGGAAGCGGTCTACGGGCACCCCGCTTTCTCCCTCGAGATCGTCGGCATCACCGGCACCAACGGAAAGACCACCACGAGTCACCTCGTGCGCGCGGCCATCGACGCCGCCGTCGGTGAGCCTTCTTGCGGCATCGTCGGCACGCTCGGGCACAGCTTCGGCGATTGGTCCGTGCCCGCCGCGCACACGACGCCGGAGGCCGACGAGCTCTCTCGCGTCCTCCTCGCGATGCGCGAGCGCAAAGCGGCGCACGTGGTCATGGAGGTGTCGAGCATCGCCCTTGAGTTGAAGCGCGTGGAAGCCATCCGCTTTCGCGTCGCCGCCTTTACCAACCTCACGCAAGATCACCTCGACTTTCACAAGTCGATGGACGCGTACGGCGCTGCGAAGGCGAGGTTGTTTCTCGACTTCGGTCCCGGCGGGGCGGTCGTCAACGTCGACGACCCCTTCGGGCGAGCGCTGGCGGAGCGTCTCCAGCGCCCGATCCGGACGAGCGCGCGCGACGACTTCGACGCGGAGGTCGTCCCAACCTTCACGAGCCTCGACCGGCACGCGCTCAAGGCACGCTTCCGTACGCCTTCTGGCAAGGTCGACATCGAGTCGCGGCTCGTCGGCGGCCACAACCTCGAGAACATCGCGACGGCCCTCGGCATCGTCTGCGCCCTCGAGCTCGACGTCGAGCGCGCCGCGATGGGCCTCTCCGCGTACGCCGGCGTCCCCGGGCGGCTCGAGCGCTGCGACGCGCCCGGTGACGACGTCACCGTGCTCGTCGACTACGCGCACACGCCCGACGCGCTCGTGCGGGCCCTCGCCGCGACACGCACCGCGAGCGAAGGGCGCCTCTTCTGCGTGTTCGGCTGCGGCGGAGATCGCGATGCCTCGAAGCGCGAGCCGATGGGACGCGCCGCGGCGCTCGGCGCCGACATCGTTGTGGTCACGAGCGACAACCCGCGCACCGAAGATCCGGCGCTCATCGCGGCGGCGGCCGCCGCGGGCGCGCGCGCGGAGGGGCTGTCCGACCTCGCGGCGAGCGAGCTCGGCGTGGCCGCGCGTGGCCTCCTCGTCGAGGTCGATCGAGAGCGTGCCATCGACCTCGCCGTCCTAGCGGCGGCGCCGGGCGATGCGATCTTGATCGCGGGCAAAGGGCACGAAGACTACCAAGTGGTCGGGCACCAGAAACTTCCCTTCGACGATCGCGTCGTCGCGCGAGCCGCGCTTGGGCGCCGGCGGGGGCGCTAGTGGCGACGCCGATCCCGCAGAATCGCGCGCCCATCTCGAGCCGCGAAGCGACGCTCGCAACTGCCGGTCGACTGCGCGGCGACGCGAACGCGCAGCATCACGGCCTCACCACCGACAGCCGCGCCGTGGTCCCCGGCTCGATCTTCGTGGCCCTTCGCGGCGAGGTCCACGACGGTCACCAGTTCCTCGCTGCGGCGGAGGGCGCCGGTGCGACGCTCCTCGTCGTCGAGCGGGGCGCTGCCAAGCTTGATGAGCTCCGCGTCGATGTCCTCGAGGTCGACGACACGCTGTGCGCCTGGGGCGACCTCGCCGCGTTTCATCTTCGGCGGTGGCGCGAATGCGATAGGGCGGTTCGCGTCGTTGCCGTCACCGGCAGCGTGGGCAAGACGACCACGAAGGAGCTGTGCGCGGCGCTGCTCCGGGCCGCCGCCGGCGAGAGCGCCGTTGTGGCTACCGCCGGCAACCTCAACAACCGCATCGGCGTGCCGGCCATGATCTTCACGCTGACCGAGGCGCATCGCTTCGCGGTGCTCGAATGCGGCATGAGCTTGCCGGGCGAGATGAGCGAGCTCGCGAGGATCGTCCGCCCCGACGTGGCCGCCGTCACGCTTATCGGGCTCGCACACGCCGAGAACCTGGGGGGTACCCGGGAGGACGTGGCCCGAGAGAAGGGCGCCCTCCTCCGCGGCGCTGCGACAGGCGCGACGCTCATCGTGAGCGCCGATGATGCGCTGTCGGTGGCGGAAGCCCAAGCGGCCGCTCAGTTGGAAGCGGGCCGCGCACTCCGCGTCTTCTCCCGGCACGCTCCGTCCGATCTCGCCGTCGTCGAGCGAGAGAGCCTCGGCTTCCGCGGCGCGCGGCTGCGGCTCGAATGGCGCGGCGGCCGGTGCGTTTCCGTCGCGTTTCCGCTCGTCGGCGAAGGCGCCGCTGTCGACTTCGCGTGCGCCGCGCTCGCGGTTGAGGCCGCCCTTGGGCGTCCCGTCACGGACGAAGAGCTGAGCGCTGCCGCCGCGGCGGTCTCTAGCATACCGGGCCGCGCCGCCGTGGCCGTACGAACCGATGGGGCCATTGTCGTCGATGACACGTACAATGCCAGCCCTCAGAGTATGGACAACGCCCTCGCTTCCTTGTCGGAGACCGCGCGCGCCGACGGTCGGCGCGCCGTCTGCGTCCTCGGTGAGATGCGCGAGCTTGGGCCCCAAGCAGCGGAAGCCCACGACGAGCTCGGTGACGCCGTTGCGCGCGCCAGCGTCGGTCTCTTCATCGGCTGCGGCGGGCTCATGGACCGCGCCGTCGCACGGGCGAAGGAGAAGGGCGTCCCCGCCGTGGCTGCCGGGAGCGTGGAGGCCGCGGCGGCCCTCGCGCTCCGCGAGGTGACGCCGCGCGACGTCGTTCTCGTCAAGGGCTCTCGCTCCATCGGCACGGAGCGCGTCGTTCGTGCGCTCATGGGAGACGCACGTTGATCCCCGAACTCTTCTATCCGCTGCGCAACTCTGCGAGCTGGCTCGGCTGGCTCAACGTTCTGCGCTACGTACCCTTTCGCATCATCGCCGCCACCATCACGGCCATGTTGCTCTCGTTCATTCTGTCGCCCTGGTTCATACGCGAGCTACAGAAGAAGCAGATCGGGCAGGTTGTGCGCGCCGACGGCC harbors:
- a CDS encoding UDP-N-acetylmuramoyl-L-alanyl-D-glutamate--2,6-diaminopimelate ligase encodes the protein MTTGLSLAELGRELRGSVDIVGDARVRVTGVHHDSRRVSAGDLFVARRGGSQDGTKFVDDALRRGAVAVLAERAPLAGLSVPQIIVGDERTAMAFAAEAVYGHPAFSLEIVGITGTNGKTTTSHLVRAAIDAAVGEPSCGIVGTLGHSFGDWSVPAAHTTPEADELSRVLLAMRERKAAHVVMEVSSIALELKRVEAIRFRVAAFTNLTQDHLDFHKSMDAYGAAKARLFLDFGPGGAVVNVDDPFGRALAERLQRPIRTSARDDFDAEVVPTFTSLDRHALKARFRTPSGKVDIESRLVGGHNLENIATALGIVCALELDVERAAMGLSAYAGVPGRLERCDAPGDDVTVLVDYAHTPDALVRALAATRTASEGRLFCVFGCGGDRDASKREPMGRAAALGADIVVVTSDNPRTEDPALIAAAAAAGARAEGLSDLAASELGVAARGLLVEVDRERAIDLAVLAAAPGDAILIAGKGHEDYQVVGHQKLPFDDRVVARAALGRRRGR
- a CDS encoding UDP-N-acetylmuramoyl-tripeptide--D-alanyl-D-alanine ligase, giving the protein MATPIPQNRAPISSREATLATAGRLRGDANAQHHGLTTDSRAVVPGSIFVALRGEVHDGHQFLAAAEGAGATLLVVERGAAKLDELRVDVLEVDDTLCAWGDLAAFHLRRWRECDRAVRVVAVTGSVGKTTTKELCAALLRAAAGESAVVATAGNLNNRIGVPAMIFTLTEAHRFAVLECGMSLPGEMSELARIVRPDVAAVTLIGLAHAENLGGTREDVAREKGALLRGAATGATLIVSADDALSVAEAQAAAQLEAGRALRVFSRHAPSDLAVVERESLGFRGARLRLEWRGGRCVSVAFPLVGEGAAVDFACAALAVEAALGRPVTDEELSAAAAAVSSIPGRAAVAVRTDGAIVVDDTYNASPQSMDNALASLSETARADGRRAVCVLGEMRELGPQAAEAHDELGDAVARASVGLFIGCGGLMDRAVARAKEKGVPAVAAGSVEAAAALALREVTPRDVVLVKGSRSIGTERVVRALMGDAR
- a CDS encoding PASTA domain-containing protein, with the translated sequence MRNLDPKRARWIRMRMGALLGLMGLGLGALVATAFRVQVEDGSAWREVAERQRQRRLHIEPKRGTLLDRNGTTLAVSVEVPSASIDVVELLRGVEKPEAQDELLRDASQRLSQILSLPIDDVRTKLNAKRRFAWLKRRITGEETAALKALGDVRREKRPLRGIAIEGEGQRYYPGRELAGPLLGFVAPDGLGKDGLELSLDEDLRGRVEEVNGLRDRSGRLIFSNGSAQPEAFAGHDVQLAIDAGLQRFAEKELDGAFGTYELRSASLVVMEPNSGEILAMASVPGYNPNDYGQSETEARRDRAIADRFEPGSVMKAFTLAGALASGTLKATEQIFCENGNYKLGPVVIHDTHQNGWMTPTQILAKSSNIGTLKIGLSLGEAGLYGTFRKFGFAEPTGVPLPGEAAGVLRPRGRPWFEVETANASFGQGVSVTTLQLATAFAALANGGRLLEPILVKKITNARGEVVRDGLPRVRREVVPPGVARTVADMLTAVTEPGGTGVEAAVPGFRVAGKTATAQKIDPLTGKYSNEKYTSSFVGFVPAERPRVVVAVVLDEPIIGHYGGDLAGPVFRRVAEAALRTLGVHAPAPSRTLAVSREGDPADQARAIFAKARPVEAEVPPVTMTDGAVRVPDLAGMPAREAVRALTAAGFVPQVEGFGRLIKQTPAGGAPAQKGSPVRLLFEPAS